From Cytophagales bacterium, the proteins below share one genomic window:
- a CDS encoding peptidase domain-containing ABC transporter, giving the protein MTKKTLVKQRDITDCGAACLSSIAAFYSLHLSVAKIRQIAGTDKKGTTLFGMIKAAEQLGFDAKAVRGSIESLPDVPFPAIAHVIINNGMNHYVVLYGVGKKSVSIMDPGTGRMEKIPLAKFSEMWTGVLAFLQPNGNFEIRDETVSTLSRFWFLLRPHKYYLFQALIGALLFTILGLSTSIYIQKIMDFVIPNQNIGLLNLLGTSMVLILVFQVIVNVFKSIYVLKIGQQLDAQLILGYHRHVLKLPQSFFDGMKTGEILSRISDAVKIRIFINEIGIDIIINLLVVLFSFYLMFNYYWKLAVLILLIIPLYSVLFLIMNRLNRKIERKVIEQGAELESQLIETINNISTIKSLGLHETAQLKTEVRFVNLLGSIYRSTINGIFSSNSSMIIANLFTIILLWVGAGYVVDGLLSPGELMSFYALTGYFTGPIGSLIGSNKVYQNAKIAADRLFEIVDLNLDAQNELVELSNSDNLDIIFENVKFRYGSRATIFDDLNLRIEQGKISAIIGSSGGGKSTIASLIKKQYEIEFGKISIGNYDLSTITAQSINQILGYVPQNIELFGGSILENIAPGDFDPDVKRIYSLIDEFGAKFILEYPNGLMTMVGENGVNLSGGQQQLVALLRAIYRDPSILILDEATSALDKQTEYRIQNCLKKRNKSGLTVLSISHKYEIAKEADHVFFLQSGKVFGNGTHDYLLNTLEEYKDHWQ; this is encoded by the coding sequence ATGACTAAGAAAACACTTGTAAAGCAACGGGATATTACAGATTGCGGAGCGGCTTGTCTCAGTTCTATTGCTGCATTTTATAGTCTTCATTTATCCGTTGCGAAGATCAGACAAATTGCTGGAACTGATAAGAAAGGAACAACCCTTTTTGGGATGATAAAGGCGGCGGAACAATTGGGTTTTGATGCTAAGGCTGTTCGAGGTTCAATAGAATCTTTACCTGATGTTCCCTTCCCTGCCATTGCTCATGTTATCATCAATAATGGGATGAATCATTATGTTGTATTATATGGTGTAGGAAAGAAATCTGTCTCTATCATGGATCCAGGGACAGGACGAATGGAAAAAATTCCACTAGCAAAATTTAGTGAGATGTGGACTGGAGTACTCGCCTTTCTCCAACCAAATGGGAATTTTGAAATCCGGGATGAAACTGTTTCTACACTCTCACGATTCTGGTTTCTACTTAGGCCGCATAAATATTATCTGTTCCAAGCCCTGATTGGAGCTTTATTATTTACGATTCTTGGGCTATCGACTTCCATCTATATCCAGAAAATCATGGATTTTGTTATCCCAAATCAAAACATAGGACTTCTAAATTTGTTAGGGACGTCAATGGTCTTGATATTAGTTTTTCAGGTCATTGTAAATGTCTTTAAATCGATCTATGTTCTAAAAATTGGTCAGCAATTGGATGCACAACTTATTCTAGGATATCATAGGCATGTATTGAAACTTCCTCAATCATTTTTCGATGGTATGAAAACTGGAGAAATTCTTAGTCGAATAAGTGATGCAGTGAAGATTCGAATTTTCATCAATGAAATTGGTATTGATATAATAATCAATTTATTGGTCGTTCTTTTTTCTTTTTATTTGATGTTCAACTACTACTGGAAGTTAGCTGTACTTATTCTGTTGATCATTCCTCTGTACTCAGTACTCTTCCTAATAATGAACCGACTTAACCGGAAAATAGAAAGGAAAGTAATTGAACAAGGAGCTGAACTTGAATCCCAATTAATCGAAACAATAAATAACATCTCCACGATTAAGTCTTTGGGCCTTCATGAAACTGCTCAATTGAAAACAGAAGTGCGGTTTGTTAACCTACTTGGTTCAATATATAGATCTACTATTAATGGGATTTTCAGTAGTAATTCGTCTATGATAATCGCGAATCTATTTACTATTATTCTCCTTTGGGTAGGTGCTGGCTATGTGGTTGACGGTTTACTTAGTCCAGGAGAGTTAATGTCTTTCTATGCCCTAACTGGTTATTTCACTGGACCCATAGGAAGCTTAATAGGATCCAATAAAGTTTATCAAAATGCAAAAATCGCAGCAGATAGATTATTCGAAATTGTTGACTTAAATCTAGATGCTCAAAACGAGTTAGTTGAATTAAGTAATTCGGATAACCTGGACATAATATTTGAAAATGTGAAGTTCCGTTATGGTTCAAGAGCGACTATTTTCGATGACTTAAATCTTCGTATTGAGCAGGGAAAAATATCTGCAATAATAGGGTCAAGTGGTGGTGGAAAATCTACCATTGCCTCTTTGATCAAAAAACAGTACGAAATTGAATTTGGAAAAATATCGATCGGTAATTATGACCTTTCAACCATCACGGCGCAATCTATTAATCAAATACTAGGATATGTTCCTCAGAACATAGAACTCTTTGGGGGTTCTATTCTAGAGAATATTGCCCCAGGAGACTTCGATCCTGACGTGAAAAGAATTTATTCATTAATAGATGAGTTTGGAGCAAAGTTTATCCTTGAATATCCGAATGGTCTGATGACGATGGTTGGAGAGAATGGGGTCAATTTATCAGGGGGCCAACAACAGCTTGTTGCTTTATTAAGAGCGATTTATCGTGATCCTAGTATTTTAATTCTTGATGAAGCGACAAGTGCTTTAGATAAACAAACTGAATATCGAATTCAAAATTGCCTAAAGAAAAGAAATAAATCAGGGTTAACAGTTCTTTCTATTTCGCATAAATATGAAATTGCCAAGGAAGCCGACCATGTGTTTTTTCTTCAAAGTGGGAAGGTATTTGGAAATGGGACACATGATTATTTACTAAATACTCTTGAGGAGTATAAAGATCATTGGCAGTGA
- a CDS encoding glycosyltransferase — protein sequence MKQIKALKAQLKAEKFEDKYPLYDLNDGKVHVLYIWPCLNGTGYYRSIAPALELNKTQTHCALISGIHSWDFNKQFDDYDSPVDERLIQWAHYIVLSAIFTDVEYIIGALLEINDDLQFVMDLDQNFHQIPKSHPDHDKISTDMKKQLLKNISRMDLMTGVSEELLDYYDSLLEKHFPNSTVFLEYLPNLISTFTYEEIELLRKGNQGQKRTDNNASQRPATDAVRVGLIGGLAAAEDILSILKPLRAIQEKYGEKVEFIFFGWNGQWKGENKQEGLKFKYVKSVSFTDYINRLHDLSLDIALLPLRDISFNTKGKSAIKYYELSVFRIPVIASSVVPYSKVIEHKETGLLVKDPDQWTKAMDTLIQNERLRKRIGKNSTKMMWRLYNFSEQNVDLYRAVFI from the coding sequence ATGAAGCAAATCAAGGCACTAAAAGCACAACTGAAGGCTGAAAAGTTTGAAGATAAGTATCCCCTCTATGATCTCAATGACGGGAAGGTCCACGTACTATACATCTGGCCCTGCCTCAACGGAACAGGTTATTATCGGTCTATTGCACCCGCTTTGGAACTGAATAAGACTCAAACACATTGTGCGCTGATTTCTGGTATTCATTCGTGGGATTTCAACAAGCAGTTCGATGATTATGACAGTCCGGTGGACGAAAGACTCATCCAATGGGCGCATTATATCGTGTTATCAGCCATATTCACTGATGTGGAATACATCATTGGCGCATTGTTAGAAATCAATGATGACCTCCAGTTTGTGATGGACCTTGATCAAAACTTCCATCAAATACCCAAAAGCCATCCTGATCATGACAAGATCAGTACGGATATGAAAAAGCAGTTACTAAAGAACATTTCCAGAATGGATCTCATGACTGGAGTCTCAGAAGAATTGCTGGACTACTATGACTCATTGCTTGAAAAGCACTTCCCGAATTCCACAGTCTTTTTGGAGTATCTTCCTAATCTGATCTCGACGTTCACTTATGAAGAGATTGAACTCCTCAGGAAAGGAAATCAAGGACAGAAACGGACTGACAATAATGCCTCTCAGCGACCCGCCACGGATGCTGTAAGAGTTGGGCTAATTGGAGGTTTAGCGGCAGCAGAAGACATATTAAGCATTCTGAAACCTCTTAGGGCCATCCAGGAAAAGTACGGTGAAAAGGTCGAGTTCATCTTCTTTGGTTGGAATGGTCAATGGAAGGGAGAGAACAAACAAGAAGGTCTCAAATTCAAATATGTAAAGTCCGTGAGTTTTACTGACTACATCAATCGCCTTCATGATTTGTCACTAGACATAGCATTGTTACCCCTAAGAGATATCTCATTCAATACAAAAGGCAAGTCTGCAATTAAGTATTACGAGCTTTCCGTATTTAGGATACCCGTGATTGCTTCTAGTGTAGTTCCCTATTCAAAAGTTATCGAGCACAAGGAGACCGGATTATTGGTGAAGGATCCGGATCAATGGACAAAAGCCATGGATACCCTTATTCAAAATGAGCGTTTACGTAAGAGAATTGGAAAGAATTCCACGAAAATGATGTGGCGATTATACAATTTTTCTGAGCAAAATGTAGATTTATACCGAGCAGTCTTTATCTGA